In Isoalcanivorax indicus, the following proteins share a genomic window:
- a CDS encoding Ig-like domain-containing protein, whose protein sequence is MKYFIPIVLAALTLIGCGGGDKATVTFDRWASDSLVFSYPYHGQKEVPVAAPLVLRFSSDLAGVSEADLESRIRLRDAGGNDVPFTAALVGRVVVEDDNSDGDDGDNGDNGDNGDNGDNGDNGDGNGNDDGDATAGVTQTEQTGVSVVINPVSRLAPAREYTLTWNNLQGPNGAIRPPAEPIRFTTRLSATAGRSSATLGDFRVTRTIPDAGDGALVFGDFHSIRVQFSHPLDTSTLTAGDTVLLLDGMGNMVPVDLLAKDNYLTIDPREDLIGGRDYALVLMGNIRSKFGDSLAAGQEVQYLFRARNTFPRTDLIARADSPDVTGETVFSKLTGAPINTVPVQSTLLGNESSSAQQGNLYGDLAFVPNFPEVTPLRIPRGNLLSGTPVEVLISGEVPAQLQTGDISVTIISDAVGYLLPNESSDDRFAPRHVRMWMDVAMSAEGTEANAALTQDVMHVEVVGIAIIENGVLSIDAVAAIELDVLGIDRAIGALAFRLEGYDHPSLAPPQQEPAGLATLQSWLPADQVDRARPGDPIILTFDRPIYRDSVKPGSGALNVQRNGMDVDFEVKADGAALVIHPEGGLGFNNSYSVTINGMARDLYDNPIGQDYFLEFTMPLFREYAQNEIRESFDPGDENQANRFIRVPMSPRAVTTYPGYPCATEARNIALGNHGRCVGSRTSRESWAGGDVVAINENMPVTELPANRDIRVRFSKPMNTNSFRLGNLDGSRACNVGTFRVERMTANGNTCIEPVPGRLEVSESSARFVPDEPWIEGETYRYTMVSNGSIRATAPHRTNLANARADCNTGNIICSADNLPLMTRFFSTQPTGNNGAPTHTGGGPNLEIFFRGTEPTTAVFQSMVTLPTPDVNANSLLDPEERPTLVPRQGHQFLQPNNPDAGPSPFEIPLNGSWLSIAATGGQVDDLRIGCSPTGGTCHEEAFIYVNGGLDADIIGVDVYDEVSGEQAVRVALYPTMIATTSVNLFATSGVGTPRSPAPTGPQFMRTRYALDEQNNRTQAGTGWIRVNPDDPNGPPIFETTLDLLVDAPQTDARVYAPVLGLTSLDHNIRSLTFSLSLRGPVTFLEDGRMVIAAINTADAVLDTRLNAISLLNANVTLALRAGDASLAFVADPVKE, encoded by the coding sequence ATGAAATATTTTATACCCATAGTGCTCGCCGCACTCACCCTGATCGGTTGCGGTGGTGGTGATAAGGCCACAGTCACCTTTGATCGATGGGCCAGTGACAGCCTTGTCTTCAGCTACCCCTATCACGGCCAGAAGGAAGTGCCGGTGGCGGCCCCTCTGGTGCTGCGCTTCAGCAGTGATCTGGCCGGGGTCTCCGAAGCGGATCTGGAATCGCGCATCCGGCTGCGGGATGCGGGCGGTAATGATGTGCCCTTCACCGCCGCCCTGGTCGGCCGCGTCGTGGTTGAAGACGACAACAGCGACGGTGATGATGGCGACAACGGCGACAACGGCGACAACGGCGACAACGGCGACAACGGCGACAACGGCGACGGCAACGGAAATGACGATGGCGATGCCACGGCGGGCGTGACCCAGACCGAACAAACTGGCGTCAGCGTGGTCATCAATCCGGTCAGCCGGCTGGCGCCTGCGCGTGAGTACACGCTGACCTGGAACAACCTGCAAGGCCCGAACGGCGCCATTCGTCCACCGGCAGAGCCGATCCGGTTCACCACGCGGCTGTCGGCGACGGCAGGTCGCTCATCCGCCACGCTGGGTGATTTCCGTGTGACCCGTACTATCCCGGATGCGGGCGATGGCGCGCTGGTATTTGGTGACTTCCACAGCATCCGCGTGCAGTTTTCCCATCCGCTGGATACATCAACGCTGACGGCGGGGGACACCGTTCTGTTGCTGGATGGTATGGGCAATATGGTGCCCGTTGACCTGCTGGCCAAAGACAACTACCTGACCATCGATCCGCGCGAAGACCTGATTGGCGGCCGCGACTATGCGCTGGTGCTGATGGGTAACATTCGCAGCAAGTTCGGAGACAGCCTGGCAGCGGGGCAAGAGGTGCAATATCTGTTCCGCGCGCGCAACACCTTTCCGCGTACTGATCTGATTGCCCGGGCAGACAGCCCGGACGTGACGGGGGAAACGGTATTTTCCAAGCTGACAGGTGCGCCCATCAACACCGTGCCGGTGCAGTCCACGTTGCTGGGCAATGAATCATCGTCTGCACAGCAAGGCAACCTTTACGGCGATCTGGCCTTCGTGCCGAACTTCCCGGAGGTGACGCCGCTTCGTATTCCTCGTGGCAATCTGTTGTCAGGCACCCCGGTGGAAGTGCTGATCTCGGGCGAAGTACCGGCGCAGCTGCAAACCGGCGATATTTCGGTCACGATCATTTCCGATGCCGTGGGCTACCTGCTGCCCAACGAAAGCTCGGATGATCGCTTTGCGCCGCGCCACGTTCGCATGTGGATGGATGTGGCGATGAGCGCAGAAGGCACCGAGGCCAACGCTGCGCTAACGCAGGATGTCATGCATGTCGAGGTGGTGGGTATTGCCATCATCGAGAATGGTGTGCTGTCCATCGATGCCGTGGCGGCGATTGAACTGGATGTACTGGGTATTGATCGTGCCATTGGTGCGTTGGCGTTCCGCCTTGAAGGATACGATCATCCGAGCCTCGCACCGCCGCAGCAAGAGCCTGCCGGTCTGGCGACGTTGCAGTCCTGGCTGCCCGCCGATCAGGTGGATCGGGCTCGCCCGGGCGATCCGATTATCCTGACGTTTGATCGGCCGATCTATCGTGATTCCGTAAAACCGGGTTCCGGAGCGCTCAACGTCCAGCGTAACGGCATGGATGTGGACTTCGAGGTCAAGGCTGATGGTGCTGCACTGGTTATTCACCCGGAAGGCGGGCTTGGCTTCAATAACAGCTATTCAGTGACCATCAATGGCATGGCTCGGGATCTGTACGACAACCCCATCGGGCAAGACTATTTCCTTGAGTTCACCATGCCGCTGTTCCGTGAGTACGCCCAGAACGAGATTCGCGAGAGCTTTGACCCGGGTGACGAAAATCAGGCCAACCGTTTCATTCGCGTGCCGATGTCTCCGCGTGCCGTGACGACCTACCCGGGCTATCCGTGTGCTACCGAAGCGCGCAATATTGCGCTGGGGAATCATGGCCGCTGTGTCGGCTCCCGGACCTCCCGTGAAAGCTGGGCTGGTGGTGATGTCGTTGCCATTAACGAGAACATGCCGGTCACCGAGCTTCCTGCAAACCGCGATATTCGGGTGCGCTTCTCCAAGCCCATGAATACCAACAGCTTCAGGCTCGGCAACCTGGACGGCAGCCGCGCTTGCAACGTCGGTACATTCCGGGTTGAGCGCATGACTGCAAACGGCAACACCTGCATCGAGCCGGTGCCCGGGCGGCTGGAAGTGAGCGAAAGCAGCGCGCGGTTCGTTCCGGATGAACCATGGATCGAGGGAGAAACCTATCGCTATACCATGGTTTCCAACGGCAGCATTCGTGCTACCGCACCACACCGGACCAACCTGGCCAATGCACGGGCAGACTGCAACACAGGCAATATCATCTGCTCAGCAGACAATCTGCCTCTGATGACGCGTTTCTTCTCGACACAGCCCACAGGCAATAATGGCGCGCCCACGCACACCGGCGGTGGCCCGAACCTGGAGATCTTCTTCCGCGGCACAGAGCCGACCACCGCAGTGTTCCAGTCCATGGTCACGCTGCCCACTCCGGATGTGAACGCCAATTCGCTGCTTGATCCCGAGGAGCGTCCGACACTGGTGCCGCGGCAGGGACATCAGTTCCTTCAGCCGAACAACCCGGATGCTGGTCCGAGCCCGTTCGAGATACCGCTCAATGGATCATGGCTGAGTATCGCGGCCACCGGTGGGCAAGTGGACGACCTGAGAATCGGCTGCTCGCCCACGGGAGGCACCTGTCATGAAGAAGCCTTCATCTATGTCAACGGCGGTCTGGATGCGGACATCATCGGTGTGGACGTATATGACGAAGTATCCGGAGAGCAGGCGGTGCGCGTGGCGCTTTACCCGACCATGATCGCGACCACCAGCGTTAACCTGTTTGCGACGTCCGGTGTGGGTACTCCGCGCAGCCCTGCGCCGACGGGTCCCCAGTTCATGCGTACCCGTTATGCGCTGGATGAACAGAACAATCGCACTCAGGCCGGAACAGGCTGGATTCGTGTTAATCCGGATGATCCGAACGGCCCGCCGATTTTCGAGACGACCCTGGATCTGCTGGTGGATGCGCCCCAGACGGACGCGCGAGTTTATGCGCCCGTGCTCGGTCTGACGTCACTCGATCACAATATCCGGTCCTTGACCTTTTCGCTGAGTCTTCGCGGCCCGGTAACGTTCCTCGAAGACGGGCGTATGGTGATTGCGGCCATCAATACAGCAGATGCTGTTCTGGATACACGTCTGAATGCCATCAGCTTGCTGAATGCAAACGTCACCCTCGCACTGCGGGCAGGTGATGCTTCGCTGGCATTCGTTGCGGATCCGGTGAAGGAATAA
- a CDS encoding outer membrane protein transport protein → MMKHLPRARRALFAAAGMTLFPLTATASMGNIGTTYGVTPLDVGTAQAMSMFNSGVAATYYNPAYLARDRRGELSVGALTANTDIDARTDFASSFAPNRDGSGVGAGRTEHVLIGMKTDLSDLFSTDRALVLGMMAGVEKYGTEMLGFNAETSDEGQYFRYGAQPLFLNIGVGANLAPGIDVGASVRVTLEADADLVLESTPGGVTSNEQIAVSAKPVLSPIVGLSVHWGEVLGADDSSWLRGVETALTYRKKTASRADIDALAIIPGLINDGLGLSLRTLHAFQPEIYAVGASYGDGALRISAVAELQRWSQLEGEFARDSVRDQADMKFEDVVIPRFGMEYRINPMFSVVSGISYEKSPLDGNESRGVNYFDNDRIVLGVGGGIEFAEVPGFNYPVRLDVAYQYQHLRERKFDLTSDNSSFNPYETVNVDGQAHVFGATLTMTF, encoded by the coding sequence ATGATGAAACACCTTCCGCGCGCGCGGCGGGCCCTCTTTGCGGCCGCCGGCATGACCCTGTTCCCCCTTACCGCGACAGCCAGCATGGGCAATATCGGCACCACCTACGGCGTGACGCCGCTGGATGTGGGGACCGCCCAGGCCATGTCCATGTTCAACAGCGGTGTGGCGGCGACCTATTACAACCCCGCCTACCTGGCCCGAGATCGCCGCGGCGAATTGTCGGTCGGGGCCCTGACGGCCAATACCGACATTGATGCCCGCACGGATTTTGCCTCCAGCTTTGCGCCCAACCGTGATGGTAGCGGTGTGGGTGCAGGTCGCACCGAGCATGTACTGATCGGCATGAAAACAGACCTGTCAGACCTGTTCAGCACCGATCGCGCGCTGGTGCTGGGCATGATGGCCGGCGTGGAGAAATACGGCACTGAAATGCTGGGCTTCAACGCCGAAACCTCGGATGAGGGCCAGTACTTCCGCTACGGCGCGCAACCGCTGTTTCTGAATATCGGCGTCGGTGCGAATCTGGCACCGGGCATTGATGTGGGTGCCTCAGTGCGGGTGACCCTGGAGGCGGATGCTGACCTGGTACTTGAATCCACGCCAGGCGGAGTCACCAGCAACGAGCAGATCGCGGTGTCGGCCAAGCCGGTACTCAGCCCGATTGTCGGTCTGAGCGTGCATTGGGGTGAGGTGCTGGGTGCGGATGACAGCAGCTGGCTGCGCGGTGTCGAGACAGCGCTGACGTACCGGAAAAAAACGGCCTCGCGGGCGGACATTGATGCGCTGGCCATCATTCCCGGTCTGATCAATGACGGGCTGGGCCTGTCCTTGCGTACCCTGCATGCTTTCCAGCCCGAGATCTATGCCGTCGGCGCCAGCTATGGCGACGGTGCGCTGCGCATTTCTGCGGTGGCTGAACTGCAGCGCTGGTCTCAGCTTGAGGGCGAATTCGCTCGCGATTCAGTGCGCGATCAGGCTGACATGAAATTCGAGGATGTGGTGATCCCCCGCTTTGGCATGGAGTATCGCATCAATCCGATGTTCTCGGTGGTGTCGGGGATTTCCTATGAAAAATCACCGCTCGACGGCAACGAGTCCCGTGGCGTGAACTACTTCGACAACGATCGCATCGTGCTGGGTGTGGGCGGCGGTATCGAGTTTGCGGAGGTGCCCGGCTTCAACTATCCGGTGCGTCTGGATGTCGCCTATCAATACCAGCATCTGCGCGAGCGAAAGTTCGATCTGACCTCGGACAACAGCAGTTTTAATCCGTATGAAACGGTCAATGTAGATGGCCAGGCGCACGTCTTTGGCGCCACGCTGACCATGACGTTCTGA
- a CDS encoding FAD-dependent monooxygenase: MDVLIVGGGMAGGMLAAALGDSGLRVTVLDAAPEPVMPEGPPHPRVSALTEASQRMLTQVGAWAQLPAARVQAYQRMQVWDGDGTGEVTFDAGSVQAEALGWIVENDALVAALYRARPANVQWLSRTRTQAIRRQGEHWQVTLEDGRVLSAPLLIGADGARSRVRDAAGIPAPVQDTGHVAIVGSLRSAMPHDGCARQRFLTSGPLALLPLSGDGQDCSLVWSLWPREAERLMALAPEAFEAALTQASDACLGALSFQGARQVIPIRTLHASDYVRPGLALIGDAAHVVHPLAGQGINLGLLDAAVLAEEMQRSLSRGLPAWHAAALNRYQRRRWGHNALMLRALSGIKALFEANALELRWARNTGMRWVNRLVPVKQLLAREALGRQGDLPRLARK; the protein is encoded by the coding sequence GTGGACGTGTTGATTGTAGGGGGCGGGATGGCCGGCGGCATGCTGGCTGCCGCACTCGGTGATTCGGGGCTGCGCGTGACGGTGCTGGATGCCGCCCCCGAGCCGGTCATGCCCGAAGGGCCGCCGCACCCGCGCGTGTCGGCGCTGACGGAAGCGAGCCAGCGGATGCTGACGCAGGTGGGTGCCTGGGCGCAGTTGCCTGCGGCACGGGTCCAGGCGTACCAGCGTATGCAGGTCTGGGATGGGGACGGCACGGGTGAAGTGACCTTCGATGCAGGCTCGGTGCAGGCGGAGGCGCTGGGCTGGATTGTTGAAAATGATGCGCTGGTTGCGGCCCTGTACCGGGCGCGCCCGGCCAACGTGCAATGGCTTTCGCGTACGCGTACGCAGGCTATTCGCCGTCAGGGCGAGCACTGGCAGGTGACGCTGGAGGATGGCCGGGTTCTGTCGGCCCCGCTGCTGATTGGCGCGGATGGCGCCCGTTCCCGGGTGCGAGACGCCGCTGGCATTCCGGCACCCGTCCAGGACACCGGGCACGTGGCCATCGTGGGCAGCTTGCGCAGTGCGATGCCGCACGACGGGTGTGCGCGTCAGCGCTTCCTTACGTCGGGGCCGCTGGCATTACTGCCTTTGTCTGGCGATGGGCAGGATTGCTCCCTGGTCTGGTCCTTGTGGCCTCGCGAAGCTGAACGGCTGATGGCGCTGGCCCCCGAAGCGTTCGAGGCGGCGCTGACCCAGGCCAGCGACGCCTGTCTGGGGGCGCTCAGCTTTCAGGGGGCGCGGCAAGTGATCCCGATTCGCACCCTGCACGCCAGTGACTATGTGCGCCCGGGTCTGGCGTTGATCGGGGATGCCGCCCACGTTGTCCACCCTCTGGCGGGCCAGGGCATCAATCTGGGATTGCTGGATGCCGCCGTGCTGGCGGAAGAGATGCAGCGCTCCCTGTCACGCGGCCTGCCCGCATGGCATGCCGCGGCGCTGAATCGCTACCAACGCCGCCGCTGGGGGCATAATGCCCTGATGCTCAGGGCGCTGTCGGGTATCAAGGCACTGTTCGAAGCCAATGCCCTGGAGCTGCGCTGGGCCCGGAATACCGGCATGCGCTGGGTGAACCGCCTGGTGCCCGTCAAGCAGCTGTTGGCGCGTGAAGCCCTCGGTAGACAGGGTGATCTGCCTCGTCTGGCGCGCAAATAG
- a CDS encoding FAD-dependent monooxygenase, whose protein sequence is MSHQGIVIVGGGMAGLALALLWRRAGQPSVTLVEAAPLAEGGALDTPSFDARSTALSAGSLALLASLGLEDTLLSRAASILSVDVSRRGRLGQTRIRAEEEGLPRLGAVVENRWLGQVLLEAARRDEGLRLIAPATVNSVRRQAGGYAVTLTHDSSPTTLTCALLVAADGARSRVRDAMAISARHHDLGHDALIANVALGQAPAAAAGVAWERFLDTGPLALLPLPQARMALVWTGPRAFIDELAALDEAALLARLQGAFGEDRLGRFARIGERQRYPLILTEACAQYVPHGVVVGNAAHSLHPVAGQGFNLTLRDLARLADTLGDTGTPGDIALLQRYAEGRAADQALIRQASRWVPELFRVRFGPFAHTRQLGLVALDILPGLRSGFAARAMGLANGG, encoded by the coding sequence ATGAGCCACCAGGGTATCGTCATTGTGGGGGGGGGCATGGCCGGTCTGGCGCTGGCGCTGTTGTGGCGTCGTGCCGGGCAGCCGTCGGTCACCCTGGTGGAAGCGGCGCCGCTGGCAGAGGGGGGCGCGCTCGATACACCGAGCTTTGATGCCCGCAGCACGGCCTTGTCGGCCGGCTCCCTGGCGCTGCTGGCGTCACTGGGCCTGGAAGACACCCTGCTGTCCAGAGCCGCTTCGATTCTGAGTGTGGATGTGTCCCGGCGTGGCCGTCTCGGGCAGACGCGCATACGCGCTGAAGAAGAAGGACTGCCGCGGCTGGGGGCGGTGGTGGAAAATCGCTGGCTGGGGCAGGTGCTGCTGGAGGCCGCGCGGCGCGATGAGGGCCTGCGGCTGATCGCCCCTGCCACGGTGAACAGCGTGCGCCGCCAGGCCGGTGGCTACGCTGTTACCCTGACCCACGACAGCAGCCCCACTACCCTGACCTGCGCGCTGCTGGTGGCGGCAGACGGGGCCCGCTCGCGGGTGCGGGATGCCATGGCCATCAGCGCCCGGCATCACGATCTCGGTCACGACGCCCTGATTGCCAATGTCGCCCTGGGGCAGGCGCCGGCAGCCGCTGCCGGTGTGGCCTGGGAACGCTTTCTCGATACCGGGCCGTTGGCACTGTTGCCGTTGCCGCAGGCGCGTATGGCACTGGTCTGGACCGGCCCGCGGGCGTTCATCGACGAGCTGGCGGCGCTCGATGAGGCTGCCTTGCTGGCCCGGTTGCAGGGGGCCTTCGGGGAGGATCGTCTGGGGCGTTTCGCCCGCATCGGCGAGCGTCAGCGCTACCCACTGATCCTGACGGAAGCCTGTGCCCAGTACGTGCCCCATGGCGTGGTGGTAGGCAACGCGGCCCACAGTCTGCACCCGGTGGCCGGGCAGGGGTTCAATCTGACCTTGCGCGACCTGGCGCGGCTGGCCGATACCCTCGGTGATACCGGCACCCCCGGCGATATCGCGCTGTTGCAGCGCTACGCGGAAGGCCGTGCCGCCGATCAGGCATTGATCCGGCAGGCCTCTCGCTGGGTGCCGGAGCTGTTCCGGGTGCGTTTTGGCCCGTTTGCCCATACCCGCCAGCTTGGACTGGTAGCGCTGGATATTCTGCCTGGCCTGCGCAGTGGTTTTGCGGCGCGTGCGATGGGGCTGGCCAATGGAGGCTGA
- the pepP gene encoding Xaa-Pro aminopeptidase: MSISRQEFARRRRELMAQMEENSIAILPAAPERTRNRDVEHPYRQDSDFWYLSGFPEPEAVMALIPGREHGEFVLFCRERDRTMEIWNGYRAGPEGAVAEYGADDAFPINDIDEILPGLIEGRERVYYDLGRDAEFDRHVMSWVNSIRAKVRSGAHPPGEFLALTHLLHDMRLYKSAAELKVMRRAGEIAAAAHVRAMQAVQPGMYEYQLEAEYLHEFMRNGARSPAYPSIVGGGANACVLHYISNNDKLRDGDLVLVDAGCELHSYASDITRTFPVNGRFSREQQALYEVVLAAQDAAIAEVYPGQHWNAFHEAALTVLTQGLRDLGLLKGDVSELIDTEAYKPFFMHRTGHWLGLDVHDVGDYRVQDAWRVLEPGMVLTVEPGLYVAPDNEAVEARWRGIGIRIEDDVALTRDGHEVLTADVPKTVADIEALMAGQKRQRRA; encoded by the coding sequence ATGTCGATTTCCCGTCAGGAATTTGCCCGTCGTCGCCGTGAGCTGATGGCGCAGATGGAAGAGAACAGCATCGCCATTCTGCCGGCGGCGCCTGAGCGTACCCGCAACCGTGATGTCGAGCATCCGTATCGGCAGGACAGTGATTTCTGGTATCTGAGCGGTTTTCCGGAGCCGGAGGCGGTGATGGCCCTGATTCCGGGCCGCGAGCACGGTGAGTTTGTGCTGTTCTGCCGCGAACGTGATCGCACCATGGAAATCTGGAACGGCTACCGGGCCGGGCCGGAGGGCGCAGTGGCGGAGTACGGGGCGGACGATGCCTTCCCGATCAACGATATCGACGAAATCCTGCCCGGCCTGATCGAGGGGCGCGAACGGGTCTATTACGACCTGGGTCGTGATGCGGAGTTTGACCGGCACGTCATGAGCTGGGTCAACAGCATTCGCGCCAAGGTGCGCAGTGGCGCGCATCCACCGGGCGAATTTCTGGCGCTGACGCACCTGCTGCATGACATGCGGTTGTACAAGTCGGCGGCCGAACTGAAAGTCATGCGCCGTGCCGGTGAAATAGCTGCAGCGGCCCATGTGCGCGCCATGCAGGCGGTGCAGCCGGGTATGTACGAATACCAACTGGAAGCTGAATACCTGCATGAGTTCATGCGCAATGGTGCCCGCTCGCCCGCCTACCCGTCGATTGTCGGCGGCGGTGCCAACGCCTGCGTGCTGCATTACATCAGCAACAACGACAAGTTGCGTGACGGTGATCTGGTACTGGTGGATGCCGGCTGTGAGCTGCACAGCTATGCCAGCGACATCACCCGTACTTTTCCGGTCAATGGCCGTTTCAGCCGTGAGCAGCAGGCGCTTTACGAGGTGGTGCTGGCCGCGCAGGATGCCGCGATCGCAGAGGTGTACCCGGGGCAGCACTGGAACGCGTTTCATGAGGCGGCGTTGACGGTGCTGACTCAGGGCCTGCGTGATCTGGGATTGCTCAAGGGCGATGTCAGCGAGTTGATCGACACCGAGGCCTACAAGCCGTTCTTCATGCACCGTACTGGCCATTGGCTGGGGCTGGATGTCCACGATGTGGGCGATTACCGGGTTCAGGATGCCTGGCGTGTGCTGGAGCCCGGCATGGTGCTGACCGTGGAGCCGGGGCTGTACGTGGCACCGGACAACGAGGCCGTGGAAGCACGCTGGCGGGGCATCGGCATTCGCATCGAGGATGATGTGGCGTTGACCCGTGACGGTCACGAGGTGCTTACCGCAGATGTGCCGAAAACCGTGGCTGACATCGAGGCACTGATGGCGGGCCAGAAACGGCAGCGTCGCGCATGA
- a CDS encoding UPF0149 family protein translates to MTKGTADYFEPLVDALGQSGVRHSPAELHGVICGLLSTGSGGHDAELLGVLGAHAELGGQWPATVSSTLLTLRDLAAEGLAGDDMELVLLLPDDAEELGQRVAALAQWCEGFLVGFGTGSAGLRDSELPAGLQEALSDLAAISQVGLPEENSDDEESMFAQIAEHTRMAALMVFTEMVMARERKARGDTPPVTH, encoded by the coding sequence ATGACAAAAGGCACCGCCGACTACTTCGAACCCCTTGTGGATGCCCTTGGCCAGTCCGGCGTGCGACATAGCCCGGCAGAACTGCACGGTGTGATCTGCGGTTTGCTGAGCACCGGCAGTGGCGGCCACGATGCCGAACTGCTGGGCGTGCTGGGTGCGCATGCTGAACTGGGCGGCCAGTGGCCTGCCACCGTCTCGTCGACATTGTTGACCCTGAGAGACCTGGCCGCCGAGGGCCTGGCCGGCGACGACATGGAGCTGGTCCTGCTGTTGCCCGATGATGCGGAAGAGCTGGGCCAGCGGGTGGCGGCCCTGGCGCAGTGGTGCGAGGGGTTCCTGGTGGGTTTTGGCACCGGCAGTGCCGGGTTGCGTGACAGCGAGTTGCCCGCCGGGCTGCAAGAGGCGTTGTCGGACCTGGCGGCTATCAGCCAGGTGGGCCTGCCGGAAGAGAACAGTGATGATGAAGAATCCATGTTTGCGCAGATTGCCGAGCACACCCGCATGGCCGCACTGATGGTGTTTACCGAGATGGTGATGGCCCGCGAGCGCAAGGCCCGGGGCGATACGCCCCCGGTGACACACTGA
- a CDS encoding TIGR02449 family protein codes for MKSEDQLRQLEARVEELVSISARLREENQTLHARELRLLEERAQLLKKNDVAKAKVEAIITRLKSLEQES; via the coding sequence ATGAAATCGGAAGATCAGCTTCGGCAACTGGAAGCCCGCGTTGAGGAACTGGTAAGCATCAGTGCCCGACTGCGCGAAGAAAACCAGACCTTGCATGCGCGCGAGTTGCGATTGCTCGAGGAACGCGCCCAGTTGCTTAAAAAGAACGACGTGGCCAAGGCCAAGGTCGAAGCCATCATCACCCGCCTCAAATCCCTGGAGCAGGAATCATGA
- a CDS encoding cell division protein ZapA has product MSESDSVVVHLLDKEYRVACPPGERDNLLRAARHLDQQMREVRDANVIGLERIAVMTALNLAHELLQTSSALQQQPDNERLAKLLGKVDAEIHAYHRLQESRL; this is encoded by the coding sequence ATGAGCGAATCGGATTCCGTTGTCGTGCATCTGCTGGACAAGGAATACCGCGTGGCCTGCCCACCGGGAGAGCGCGACAATCTGCTGCGCGCCGCCCGGCATCTTGATCAGCAGATGCGCGAGGTCCGTGACGCCAACGTGATCGGCCTGGAGCGCATTGCCGTCATGACCGCACTGAACCTGGCACATGAGCTGTTGCAAACGTCGTCCGCCCTGCAGCAACAGCCCGACAATGAGCGCCTCGCCAAGCTGCTGGGCAAGGTGGATGCGGAAATTCACGCTTATCACCGCCTGCAGGAAAGTCGCCTCTGA
- a CDS encoding 5-formyltetrahydrofolate cyclo-ligase, which yields MPTPDLTPAQRHTRRTLRQHLRQRRRALTPGAQDAAARALAQQLSRLPALRNARRIAVYQSADGEIDPQALFRQSGWRHRDLALPALPAVGAGPLTFIRWNHRTRLRLNRFGISEPRPDRRHAMPAWTQDVVLLPLVAFDREGNRLGMGGGFYDRTLADLARRPRRPLLLGVAHHFQGVDRLPAAPWDVPLDGIVTDREYFVTG from the coding sequence ATGCCGACTCCGGACCTCACCCCCGCACAACGCCACACACGCCGCACCCTGCGCCAGCATCTGCGCCAGCGACGCCGTGCCCTGACCCCCGGTGCACAGGACGCCGCCGCCCGCGCGCTGGCACAGCAACTTTCCCGTCTGCCCGCCCTGCGCAACGCCCGGCGTATCGCCGTTTATCAAAGCGCCGATGGTGAAATTGATCCGCAAGCCCTGTTCCGGCAGTCCGGCTGGCGCCATCGCGACCTGGCCCTGCCAGCGCTCCCGGCCGTTGGCGCAGGCCCGCTGACCTTCATACGCTGGAACCACCGCACCCGCCTGCGCCTGAACCGCTTTGGCATCAGCGAACCTCGCCCCGACCGTCGACACGCCATGCCGGCCTGGACCCAGGACGTGGTGCTGCTGCCATTGGTGGCCTTCGACAGAGAGGGAAACAGACTGGGAATGGGGGGCGGCTTCTACGATCGCACACTGGCAGACCTGGCGCGTCGGCCGCGCCGGCCACTGCTGCTGGGCGTCGCACACCATTTTCAGGGCGTGGACAGACTGCCAGCGGCACCCTGGGATGTGCCGCTGGACGGGATCGTCACAGACAGAGAGTACTTCGTTACCGGGTGA